Proteins encoded together in one Phalacrocorax aristotelis chromosome 7, bGulAri2.1, whole genome shotgun sequence window:
- the BNIP2 gene encoding BCL2/adenovirus E1B 19 kDa protein-interacting protein 2 isoform X4, with protein MEGVEFKEEWQDEDFPRPLPEDDPVESDILAAAGRESEAEVNGTKVRKKLMAPDISLTLDHSEESVLSDDLDESGEIDLDNLDTPSENSNEFEWEDDLPKPKTTDVIRKGSFTEYTAAEEKDNGRRWRMFRIGEQDHRVDMKAIEPYKKVISHGGYYGDGLNAIVVFAVCFMPESSQPNYRYLMDNLFKYVIGTLELLVAENYMIVYLNGATTRRKMPSLGWLRKCYQQIDRRLRKNLKSLIIVHPSWFIRTLLAITKPFISSKFSQKIRYVFTLAELAELIPMEYVGIPECIKQVDQELNGKQEQKSEQ; from the exons ATGGAAGGTGTTGAGTTTAAGGAAGAATGGCAAGATGAAGACTTTCcaag GCCCCTACCAGAGGATGATCCTGTTGAGTCAGATATATtggctgcagctggaagagaaagtGAAGCTG aggTTAATGGAACCAAAGTGAGGAAGAAACTAATGGCTCCAGATATTAGCTTAACTTTGGATCACAGTGAGGAATCTGTTTTGTCTGATGACTTGGATGAGAGTGGAGAGATTGATTTGGACAATTTAGACACTCCTTCAGAAAATAGCAATGAGTTTGAATGGGAAG ATGAtcttccaaaaccaaaaactacTGATGTAATTAGGAAAGGATCATTTACTGAATacactgcagcagaggagaaagataATGGTCGACGCTGGCGAATGTTTAGGATTGGAGAACAGGACCACAGGGTGGACATGAAGGCAATCGAACCATATAAAAAAGTTATCAGTCATGGTG gTTATTATGGTGATGGATTAAATGCCATTGTTGTGTTTGCTGTATGCTTTATGCCTGAAAGCAGCCAGCCTAACTACAGATATCTAATGGACAATCTATTTAA GTATGTAATTGGCACTTTAGAGCTGTTAGTAGCAGAGAACTATATGATAGTTTATCTGAATGGTGCAACAACACGGAGGAAAATGCCAAGTTTAGGCTGGCTTAGGAAATGTTACCAGCAAATTGATAGAAG GTtaaggaaaaatctgaaatcaTTAATCATAGTTCATCCTTCTTGGTTCATCAGAACACTTCTGGCCATCACAAAACCTTTTATTAG CTCAAAATTCAGCCAAAAAATAAGATATGTCTTTACCCTGGCAGAATTAGCTGAACTCATCCCCATGGAATACGTTGGCATCCCAGAATGCATAAAACA
- the BNIP2 gene encoding BCL2/adenovirus E1B 19 kDa protein-interacting protein 2 isoform X2 has translation MEGVEFKEEWQDEDFPRPLPEDDPVESDILAAAGRESEAEVNGTKVRKKLMAPDISLTLDHSEESVLSDDLDESGEIDLDNLDTPSENSNEFEWEDDLPKPKTTDVIRKGSFTEYTAAEEKDNGRRWRMFRIGEQDHRVDMKAIEPYKKVISHGGYYGDGLNAIVVFAVCFMPESSQPNYRYLMDNLFKYVIGTLELLVAENYMIVYLNGATTRRKMPSLGWLRKCYQQIDRRLRKNLKSLIIVHPSWFIRTLLAITKPFISSKFSQKIRYVFTLAELAELIPMEYVGIPECIKQYEEEKFRKKHKRVDQELNGKQEQKSEQ, from the exons ATGGAAGGTGTTGAGTTTAAGGAAGAATGGCAAGATGAAGACTTTCcaag GCCCCTACCAGAGGATGATCCTGTTGAGTCAGATATATtggctgcagctggaagagaaagtGAAGCTG aggTTAATGGAACCAAAGTGAGGAAGAAACTAATGGCTCCAGATATTAGCTTAACTTTGGATCACAGTGAGGAATCTGTTTTGTCTGATGACTTGGATGAGAGTGGAGAGATTGATTTGGACAATTTAGACACTCCTTCAGAAAATAGCAATGAGTTTGAATGGGAAG ATGAtcttccaaaaccaaaaactacTGATGTAATTAGGAAAGGATCATTTACTGAATacactgcagcagaggagaaagataATGGTCGACGCTGGCGAATGTTTAGGATTGGAGAACAGGACCACAGGGTGGACATGAAGGCAATCGAACCATATAAAAAAGTTATCAGTCATGGTG gTTATTATGGTGATGGATTAAATGCCATTGTTGTGTTTGCTGTATGCTTTATGCCTGAAAGCAGCCAGCCTAACTACAGATATCTAATGGACAATCTATTTAA GTATGTAATTGGCACTTTAGAGCTGTTAGTAGCAGAGAACTATATGATAGTTTATCTGAATGGTGCAACAACACGGAGGAAAATGCCAAGTTTAGGCTGGCTTAGGAAATGTTACCAGCAAATTGATAGAAG GTtaaggaaaaatctgaaatcaTTAATCATAGTTCATCCTTCTTGGTTCATCAGAACACTTCTGGCCATCACAAAACCTTTTATTAG CTCAAAATTCAGCCAAAAAATAAGATATGTCTTTACCCTGGCAGAATTAGCTGAACTCATCCCCATGGAATACGTTGGCATCCCAGAATGCATAAAACA
- the BNIP2 gene encoding BCL2/adenovirus E1B 19 kDa protein-interacting protein 2 isoform X1: protein MEGVEFKEEWQDEDFPRPLPEDDPVESDILAAAGRESEAEVNGTKVRKKLMAPDISLTLDHSEESVLSDDLDESGEIDLDNLDTPSENSNEFEWEDDLPKPKTTDVIRKGSFTEYTAAEEKDNGRRWRMFRIGEQDHRVDMKAIEPYKKVISHGGYYGDGLNAIVVFAVCFMPESSQPNYRYLMDNLFKYVIGTLELLVAENYMIVYLNGATTRRKMPSLGWLRKCYQQIDRRLRKNLKSLIIVHPSWFIRTLLAITKPFISSKFSQKIRYVFTLAELAELIPMEYVGIPECIKQYEEEKFRKKHKRVDQELNGKQEQKSEQQS, encoded by the exons ATGGAAGGTGTTGAGTTTAAGGAAGAATGGCAAGATGAAGACTTTCcaag GCCCCTACCAGAGGATGATCCTGTTGAGTCAGATATATtggctgcagctggaagagaaagtGAAGCTG aggTTAATGGAACCAAAGTGAGGAAGAAACTAATGGCTCCAGATATTAGCTTAACTTTGGATCACAGTGAGGAATCTGTTTTGTCTGATGACTTGGATGAGAGTGGAGAGATTGATTTGGACAATTTAGACACTCCTTCAGAAAATAGCAATGAGTTTGAATGGGAAG ATGAtcttccaaaaccaaaaactacTGATGTAATTAGGAAAGGATCATTTACTGAATacactgcagcagaggagaaagataATGGTCGACGCTGGCGAATGTTTAGGATTGGAGAACAGGACCACAGGGTGGACATGAAGGCAATCGAACCATATAAAAAAGTTATCAGTCATGGTG gTTATTATGGTGATGGATTAAATGCCATTGTTGTGTTTGCTGTATGCTTTATGCCTGAAAGCAGCCAGCCTAACTACAGATATCTAATGGACAATCTATTTAA GTATGTAATTGGCACTTTAGAGCTGTTAGTAGCAGAGAACTATATGATAGTTTATCTGAATGGTGCAACAACACGGAGGAAAATGCCAAGTTTAGGCTGGCTTAGGAAATGTTACCAGCAAATTGATAGAAG GTtaaggaaaaatctgaaatcaTTAATCATAGTTCATCCTTCTTGGTTCATCAGAACACTTCTGGCCATCACAAAACCTTTTATTAG CTCAAAATTCAGCCAAAAAATAAGATATGTCTTTACCCTGGCAGAATTAGCTGAACTCATCCCCATGGAATACGTTGGCATCCCAGAATGCATAAAACA
- the BNIP2 gene encoding BCL2/adenovirus E1B 19 kDa protein-interacting protein 2 isoform X3: MEGVEFKEEWQDEDFPRPLPEDDPVESDILAAAGRESEAEVNGTKVRKKLMAPDISLTLDHSEESVLSDDLDESGEIDLDNLDTPSENSNEFEWEDDLPKPKTTDVIRKGSFTEYTAAEEKDNGRRWRMFRIGEQDHRVDMKAIEPYKKVISHGGYYGDGLNAIVVFAVCFMPESSQPNYRYLMDNLFKYVIGTLELLVAENYMIVYLNGATTRRKMPSLGWLRKCYQQIDRRLRKNLKSLIIVHPSWFIRTLLAITKPFISSKFSQKIRYVFTLAELAELIPMEYVGIPECIKQVDQELNGKQEQKSEQQS; encoded by the exons ATGGAAGGTGTTGAGTTTAAGGAAGAATGGCAAGATGAAGACTTTCcaag GCCCCTACCAGAGGATGATCCTGTTGAGTCAGATATATtggctgcagctggaagagaaagtGAAGCTG aggTTAATGGAACCAAAGTGAGGAAGAAACTAATGGCTCCAGATATTAGCTTAACTTTGGATCACAGTGAGGAATCTGTTTTGTCTGATGACTTGGATGAGAGTGGAGAGATTGATTTGGACAATTTAGACACTCCTTCAGAAAATAGCAATGAGTTTGAATGGGAAG ATGAtcttccaaaaccaaaaactacTGATGTAATTAGGAAAGGATCATTTACTGAATacactgcagcagaggagaaagataATGGTCGACGCTGGCGAATGTTTAGGATTGGAGAACAGGACCACAGGGTGGACATGAAGGCAATCGAACCATATAAAAAAGTTATCAGTCATGGTG gTTATTATGGTGATGGATTAAATGCCATTGTTGTGTTTGCTGTATGCTTTATGCCTGAAAGCAGCCAGCCTAACTACAGATATCTAATGGACAATCTATTTAA GTATGTAATTGGCACTTTAGAGCTGTTAGTAGCAGAGAACTATATGATAGTTTATCTGAATGGTGCAACAACACGGAGGAAAATGCCAAGTTTAGGCTGGCTTAGGAAATGTTACCAGCAAATTGATAGAAG GTtaaggaaaaatctgaaatcaTTAATCATAGTTCATCCTTCTTGGTTCATCAGAACACTTCTGGCCATCACAAAACCTTTTATTAG CTCAAAATTCAGCCAAAAAATAAGATATGTCTTTACCCTGGCAGAATTAGCTGAACTCATCCCCATGGAATACGTTGGCATCCCAGAATGCATAAAACA